In Zingiber officinale cultivar Zhangliang chromosome 8B, Zo_v1.1, whole genome shotgun sequence, a single genomic region encodes these proteins:
- the LOC122014317 gene encoding protein JINGUBANG-like has product MRDRESEKSHKSKQLSDLFEADSMVHSEDELPSGSGIAPSSADASPGYFSDRNIAGGSVSPLDFSTWTPLNAVSPFVKSPWAYLPLLADPAADPTDTGLVGTLVRKEGHVYSLAAAGELLYTGSDSRNIRVWRGQRELSGFKSSSGLVKAIVIAGDRIFTGHQDGKIRVWRTSAKNPYSHKRVGTLPRFKDFLRSSFNPSNYVEVRRHRRTLWLRHFDAVSCLSLDEEAGIVYSGSWDRTFKAWRISDFKCLESVKAHDDAVNAVATGFGGLVFTGSADGTAKVWRRESAGRGGEATRHVLVQVMRRKESAVTALVVAEAAGVVYCGSSDGAVNYWWWEGWRRQLAHGGKLRGHRMAVLCLAVTRRLVVSGSADKTLCVWRREKGSAGGAGGHTKLAVLTGHEGPVKCLAMEVEEDGPVAWPLGPRYVVYSGSLDKSVKVWRVFEWEVSSGATPAESWREIEACDGERPPTSPFPGREGTKVTRRRSGGDGGAAVLSVPARLQATA; this is encoded by the coding sequence ATGAGAGATCGAGAGAGCGAGAAATCGCATAAATCGAAGCAGCTTTCAGATCTCTTCGAGGCCGACTCCATGGTCCACTCCGAGGACGAGCTCCCCTCCGGCAGCGGCATTGCTCCTTCCTCCGCCGACGCCAGCCCCGGCTACTTCTCCGATAGGAATATCGCTGGAGGCTCCGTTTCCCCTTTGGATTTCTCTACCTGGACCCCTCTTAACGCCGTTTCCCCGTTCGTCAAGTCGCCCTGGGCCTACCTCCCCCTCCTCGCCGACCCCGCCGCCGACCCCACCGACACCGGGCTTGTTGGCACCCTTGTCCGCAAGGAGGGCCACGTGTACTCCCTCGCTGCTGCCGGCGAGCTTCTCTACACCGGATCCGACAGTCGCAACATACGCGTGTGGAGGGGGCAAAGGGAGCTGTCCGGGTTTAAGTCCAGCAGCGGTCTTGTTAAGGCCATTGTCATCGCCGGCGACAGGATTTTTACTGGTCACCAGGACGGTAAGATTCGTGTGTGGCGGACGTCCGCCAAGAACCCCTATTCGCATAAGCGAGTCGGGACGCTCCCCAGATTCAAGGACTTCTTGAGGAGTTCTTTTAACCCGTCGAACTACGTCGAGGTGCGGCGACACCGGAGAACCCTGTGGCTCCGCCACTTCGATGCGGTGTCCTGCCTCAGCCTCGACGAGGAGGCCGGCATCGTCTATTCCGGATCGTGGGATAGGACCTTTAAGGCGTGGAGGATATCGGATTTCAAGTGCTTGGAATCCGTCAAGGCGCACGACGACGCCGTCAACGCGGTGGCGACCGGGTTCGGCGGGCTGGTGTTCACGGGCTCTGCCGACGGGACGGCGAAGGTGTGGCGGAGGGAGTCCGCCGGGCGTGGAGGAGAGGCCACCAGGCACGTGTTGGTGCAGGTGATGCGGCGGAAGGAGAGCGCCGTGACGGCGTTGGTGGTGGCGGAGGCGGCCGGGGTGGTGTACTGCGGGTCGTCGGACGGTGCGGTGAACTATTGGTGGTGGGAGGGGTGGCGGAGGCAGCTGGCGCACGGGGGGAAGCTCCGGGGGCATCGGATGGCGGTGCTGTGCTTGGCGGTGACGAGAAGGCTGGTCGTCAGCGGGTCGGCCGACAAGACTCTGTGCGTGTGGCGGAGGGAGAAGGGCAGCGCCGGCGGTGCCGGGGGGCACACGAAGCTAGCGGTGCTAACGGGGCACGAGGGTCCGGTCAAGTGCCTAGCGATGGAGGTGGAGGAGGACGGCCCGGTCGCTTGGCCTCTGGGGCCGCGCTATGTTGTGTACAGTGGGAGTTTGGACAAGTCGGTGAAGGTGTGGCGCGTGTTTGAGTGGGAGGTATCAAGTGGGGCAACGCCGGCGGAATCGTGGAGAGAGATAGAAGCCTGCGAC